A segment of the Microbacterium luteolum genome:
TGTGCGTGGTCGGATCGACGAGGTCCCAGCCGAAGGGCTCGTGCGTGAGGCCGAGCACGCCGTGACGCTGCGGGTAGGAGCCGGTGAAGAGCGATGCCCGTGCCGGACTGCAGTGCGGGGAGGTGGCGAACGCCGCGTCGAACACCGTCGACTCCGCAGCGAGCGCGTCGAGGTACGGGGTCGTCACGGTGGTCACGCCGTAGGCCCCGAGGAAGCGGCCGAGATCGTGGCAATGCAGGAGCAGGATGTGGCGCGCCATGGTCAGCCCATCCGCTCGAGTGCGTCGGCGGTCACCCGGTGCTGCAGGTCCTCGTGCGCGAGGAAGCGGGAGATCTCGTCGATCACGATCCGTCCGGCCCGCGCACGCGACTCCGCGGTCGCTCCGGAGACATGACCGGTGAGCAGGGCGTTGGGCAGCGAGCGCCAGCGATCGTCGTCCGGGAGCGGTTCGGTCGCGAACACGTCGAGGGCGGCGTCGAGTCGGCCGGAGGCGACTTCCTCGAAGAGAGCGTCCATGTCGACGAGGGACGCGCGCGCCGTGTTCACGAGCGCCGCGCCGTCCGGCATCGCCGCGAGCTCGCGGCGTCCGATCATCCCCGCAGTCTCCGTTGTGGCGGGGGCGTGGATCGCGACGACGTCGCTGGACGACAGGACCTCGTCGAGTCCGCCCGCGCGCGCGGAAAGCGGGTCGCCGGCCGGCAGGTACGGGTCGAAGATCCGCACGTCGGCGCCGAGCGCCGTGCACATCCTGATGTACTCGCGGCCGGTGCGCGACGCCCCGATCACGGCGATCCGGCATCCGCTGATCTCCCTGGCGCGCGCGATCTCGCGGGCGGCATCCCACGAGGTGCCGCCGCGCAGGGCGTGGTCCATGCGGTGCACGCGGCGCAGGAGCGAGAGCGTCAGGGTGAGCGACATCTCGGCGACGGCCGGCGACATCGCGGCCCCGGCCTGGGTGAGGGGGATGCCGGAGGCCCAGAAGTCGTCGCTCACGAGGCCGCGTACGGAAGAGGCCGCGTTCACGACGAGACGCAGCCGCGGCATCCGGGCGAGCATGTCGGCGTCGAGTCGGGGGAAGCCCCAGGCGACGACCGCGATCTCGGCGAGAGCGATGGCCTCGGAGCTCCGTGCGTCTTCCGGCTCGACGATGTCGAGGTCGGCCGCGTGGAGCGAGAGGTCCTCGAGGGCACCTGCGGGGAAGAACGCCGCACGCTCGGCGGCGCCGATGCTCAACAGCAGGCTCGTCGCACGGCGCTGCGGGTGCGGGTCCGTCCGGACATCATCGTTCGACATGCCAGGAGTCAATCAGCCGCGATTCGTTTTGTCAATGACAAAAATAATAGAATGGGAGCATCGGTTGAGCGATGAGGAGCGGCGATGGTGCACGGGATCATGGACGTCGGGCTGCTGGCGCGCGTGGGGAGCAAGGCTCTCATCCGCGAGATCAACGAAGCCCTCGTGCTGGATGTGGTCCGCCGCAGCGGCACGACCTCGCGCGCCGAGATCACGAGCGTCACCGGCCTCAGTCCCGCGACCGTGACCGGGATCACCAGCCAACTCGTCGGCGACGGGCTGCTGATCGAGAGTGAGATGCTGCGGGGGACCGGAGGACGCCCCGCCCGGCTCATCGAGCTCGGGCGCGATGCGGTGGTCGCGGCGGGCGTCCGCCTTTCGCCCGATGCCGTCGAGGTCGCCCTGGTTGATCTGCGTGGTGACGTCGTCTCGACGCGGACGATCCCGTTGACCGCGACCGATCCGGAGTCCGCCGCCGATGCGGTGGTCGCGGTCGTGGATGCCGCCGCGGCCGAGCATCCGGGATCCGCGCTCCGCGGGATCAGCATCGCGCTGTCCGGAATCGTGGACCGTGCGCGCGGGATCGTCCGCCACAGCGGCGCGCTCGGCTGGCAGGACGTGCCGTTCGCGCGGATCGTCGCGGATCGCAGCGGCGGGCGCGTGGTGATCGACAGCCTGGTGAACAGCTTCACCGCGGGGCTCGTCCTCCTCGACGCCGATCTCGCGGAGCGCGACGTGATCGTCGTCAGCGTAGGGGTGAGCCTCGGGGCGTCGATGCTGGTCCACGGGCGCATCCACCGCGGGTTCGGGGGATCTGCCGGCGGCTTCGCGCACTCCTCGCTCGGCGATCGTGTCGGCGGTCGGCCCTGTCACTGCGGCGGCTCCGGGTGCCTGGAGACCTGGAGCAGTGTCTGGGGCATGCAGCGCGAATCGGAGCGGCGCGGGGGCCCGGCCGACCTCGCCGTGGAGGCGGCGCAGGACGTGCTGGCCGAAGGCGGCCGCCAGCTCGGCATCGCGCTCGCCAACGCCGGGAAGATGTTCGGCCCCGAGCGCATCGTCCTGGTGCTCTCGCCCGAGGTGCGGGTCCACGCCTTCCAGGAGAGCTGCGAACGTGCGCTCGTCGGCGAGTACGTCTACGGCGACGGCACCGCTCCCGGGCTCGTGACCGTGGCGGCCGACAGTGACGTCTTCGCGCGAGGTGCCGGATACGACATGATCACCGAGCTCTTCACGACGGATCGCGCCGACCCTCGCTGAGGCCGACCGGTCGGTGAAGGGCCTATCGCAGGCCGTCTTCGCAGTTGCTCCCTGGTCGCGCTTCCGACCACAGCTCGTAGTCGCGCCCGTTCTCTGTGTCGATGTGCCACGGGGGGAACTCGACATACTCGTCCATCGCGAGGGCCCACGATGCGTCCGCCCGTGTCGACCCGGGGTCGTCTGCGGGCAACTCATCGTCTGTCGTCCAGTGCTCGGCCGGGTGGTCCTTCGCCCATTCGTAGATGAGCTGACCGGTGTGGGACCAGTCCCGTTCGTTCATGCTCTCGGCGATGTCGGCGGGCATCGGCAGGCGTTCCGACGTGCGGTAGTCGTACGTGCAGGAGTACGTCTGTCCGTCGTCGGCGACGTAGCTCAGCGAGATCGTCACGTTGGTGGTGAGCCACGGCCTCCGGCCGATGACGAACAGGGCCACGATGACGACGATGACGACCAGGGCGATCGCCGTGATCGCGATCAGCCATGGGCGGCCACGGCGCCGTCGCGGCGGGGGTGACCAGGATTCGATCGACATCAGATCCAGCGTAGCGAGACCGACGAGGCTCCATTCATGCCGGAGGCGCCGACGATTCCCTGGCGTGCATCGTGGGGCTCAGCGACACTCGGTGAACCGGGCGCGTGGGATCGGCGATGCGTCGGGCGAGGAGGTCGATCGCCGCCGCGCCGACGGCGGCACGCGGGGGGCTGACCGCGCTCAGAGCGGGCGTGAACAGTTGCGCAACCTCGTCGTCGTAGGCGACCACCGAGAGGTCTTCCGGCACCGAGAGCCCGCGGTTCAGCGCGATGTCGATGAACGCCATCGCCTCGGGGTCCGAGTGGATGAGCAGTCCTGTCACGCCGGCGTCGAGGGCTTTGTCGATGGCCGCGTTGACGGCGGTGGTGAAGCCCGGCCCGTTGCGATCAGGGAAGAGGCTCTTGAAGTGGGCGTCCGGTGCCAGCCCGAGCTCTTCGCAGGCGGTCGCCCACCCGGTGAGGATCTTGCGGCCGGTGGGAGACTCCCGCGACAGGATGAGGCCGATCCGGCGGTGGCCGAGGCTCGCGAGGTGGCGTGCGGCGAGCACGGCCCCGAGGGCGTGGTCGGTGGTGACGTTCTCGACCGGTGCGCGGTCGGGCAGCACCACGGCGTCGCGCTCGACGAACACGGTCGGGATTCCGGAGGCGTCGAGCCACTGCACCACGTCCTGCGCGTGGGTCACATCGGGGTTGGGCGCGACGATGAGACCGCGCACGTCGTCGGCGGCGAGGAGGCGCTCGAGCACGGGACGTTCGTCCTGCAGTTCGTACGAGGCACCGCGCAGCACCAGTCGCAGCCCTTGCTTGCGCGCCTCGGCCTCCATGCCGCGCACGACCCCCGGCCAGTAGTAGGCCAGCGACGGCACCAGCACGCCGATCGCGCCGCCGGTCTGCGACGGCGCTGGTTCGTCCGGGACGGTGGCCTGTGCGGACACTGCTCCGCCGTGCACGCGCTCGAGGCGTCCCTCCTCTTCGAGCTGCTGGAGGTCGCGTCGCAGCGTCACCGGGGCTACTCCGAGCTCGTCGGTCAGGCGCGACACCCGCACGATCCCGTCGCGTTCGAGTGCGGCGAGGATGTGTGCGTGACGCGCGGGCGCCAGCAGTGCATGGTGCTGATCGGTCATCGGTCGTCCTCGCTGTCACCCGTCGCCGGGATGGCGTCGTCTCTTTCTACCGTGATCCACGCATCATCGCGCGCGCCCACGTCCAGTTCGATGCGGGTGAGTCGGTCTCCCCACACGTCGCTCAGCATCGGGTCGTCGAGGAAGCGAACGGTGAGAGTGGGGTGGATGCCTACCGGCCAGCGGATGACCACCGGCGTCGCGCCGTCGAGCGGTGCGACCCGTACGCCGCCGTCGACCACGGACACGACGCCGGCGACGATGAGGTTGAGTCGGGTCGCCCCGGTCGACGACGGCGCGCTCGACGACGGCGCGGTGGTCCAGATGTCCGAGACGCGCACGATCCTCTCGGTCCGGTCGAGGGCGGCCGTGCGTCGCCACGACAACCCGTCGAGTTCGTAGGCGGCGCTCAGGTCGAGTGTCAGAGCAGAGACGGCATCCTTCACAGATACGGCGACATCGGATGCGGCGGATGCGCGACCCGGCGACTGATCGACTCCGGCAATCGTGGGGGTGTTGTGCCAGGAGCTCTGCATCGTCCAGATCGAGTAGCGGTCGGGGCCGAACGTGGCCTTCGTGTACGTCGGGCGCCCGGCGTCGATGATGACGGGCACCCCGTCGGACGTGACGATGTACGAGCCGACGTCATTGTGATTGTGATGCTCCGCGTTGTGCCCGCCCTTGACGACCAGGCCGAGGCCGTCGGCCGACCCTGCATGTTCGCGCGCGAGGAGCACCTGCACCGAGGGAAGCCAGACGTCGCGAGGAAGAGGCGGGCGGGCGGGTGCGGCGGCGAGCCAATCGCCGTCCGTCAGCTCCTGGATGAGGCGCCCGAGCCCGGCGACCTCCGACGGGGGTGTTCCGCGGTGCGAGGCGGCGTGGGCGGCGGCATCCGCATCGCCCACCCGCCGTGCTGCGCGGTGCAAGGCATGCCAGGGGAGATGCGCCCGCGGGCGGGCCTGCCCGTCTGCGAGGTTGGCGTACCAGTCGCCGCCGAGATGGCAGCGATGCGGGAACGCGACGGTCTCGCGCACGGCCACGGTGTCGGGGACGCGTCGCCCCGTGGCGTGCTCGAGCAGGTCGATGGCCTCGAGAGCACGGCAGGCTCCGTTCCACCAATAGGAGTAGCCCTCGTCGATCGCGCCGTCGGGCGGCAGTGAGACGAGGTAGCGGTCGAGGCCTTCGACGACCAGGTCGATCAGGTGGTCGGGGTCGTCGTGCAGCTGCACGGCCGCCGTGAGCACGGCGCCGTGGATCCACGGATTCCAGTTGTGCACGTCGCCGTCCAGGCCCAGCCAGTGCCAGTCGCGGCGTTCGGCGAACGGACGGAACACGCGCATGTGGGCTTCGTGCCGGATGCGGGAGCGGATGCCGGGTGCGCGGGAGTCCAGCTGGGCACCGAGGACGTGATCGAGCCACGCGAGCTGGCTGACCACCTCACCCGCGCCGAGGTCGAGGTAGGGGTCTGTGACGGTGGCGAGCACGCTGCCGTGCCTGTCGAGCGTGTCGTCATGGGCGGGCCAGCACCACGAGCTCTGCTCGCACAGCAGCTGCAGCCCGTCGACGACCTCGTCGATCCAGCGGTCGTCGAGCGTGACCGCCGCGGCGACGACGGCTCGGCTGAGGCGATGCTGTCGCGCGAACGCCGGGTTCTCCCACGCGACGCGGTCGCCGTCGCGGTGCACGCGCGCGGCCTGACTGGCGAGCGGCTGTGGCCAGGATGTGCCGAGATCGGCGTCTGCCCGAGCGAGCAGATCGGCCGCATCGACGTGCGACCAGGCGGCGCGATCATCGGCGGTCGGCGCGGGGAGCGTGTTCACGGACTCAGCATAGCTGATCGAAAATGATCGATCTAGCCCTAGTCAAGTCTTGTCTTGATCGAAATGCGATGATAATCTCCCAAACGATCGCGAACGAACCACGTCCGCTCGGGGTCCACCTCTGAGCAGACTTCGAAGGAGAATCCTGTGGCATACGAGCGCACCGATGCGGCGACGGCACTGAGCCGGAACGACGCCCAGGGGTCTCGGCAAACCGAGTGGTCTCGCGACGATCTGCTCGCGTATGCCGACCGGTTGCTGGCCGCAGTCCGTCCGTGGGCGTCCGAGAACGGCGCCCGCATCACCCTTCCCGGTGTGTCCGGCGGGTACGGCATCGAGGTCGACGGCCTCGAGGGGTTCGTGCGCACCTTCCTGCTCGCCGGGTTCCGCATCGTCGGCGCCCGCGGCGAAGGCGTCGACGACCTCATCGACTTCTGCTCTCGGGGAATCCGGGCCGGAGTGGATCCGGCAGGCTCCGACCGGTGGGTGCGCCTCGACGAGCACGCACAGGCCAAAGTCGAGGCGGCATCCATCGCGCTGATCCTCGACATGACCCGACCGTGGATCTGGGATCGCCTCGATGCGCTCACCCGGCAGCGCATGATCGACTACCTCGCGCCGGTCGTCGGCGATGACACCTACCCCCGGAACAACTGGCTGTGGTTCCGCGTCGTCGTCCAGACCTTCCTTCGTTCGGTCGGTGGCCCGTGGTCGCAGGCGGACATCGATCAGGACCTGGCGCTGCACGACTCCTTCGTCCGCGAGGGCGGATGGATCTCCGACGGCGACGACCGCTCCTACGACCACTACGTCGGCTGGGCGCTGCACCTGTATCCGGTGCTGTGGTCCCGGATGCAGGGCGCCGACGAGCTCGCCGGCGGCCGGACAGAGGCCGACATCGTCCGCCTTGACCTCTTCCTGCAGGATGCGATCGCCCTCGTCGGCGCCGACGGCTGCCCCCTGATCCAGGGCCGCAGCCTCGTCTACCGCTTCGCGGCGGCCGCGCCGTACTGGGCCGGCGTGATCGCCGAGGTGCCGTCGGTGTCGCCCGGACAGCTGCGCCGCGCAGCATCCGCCATCGTGCGCCACTTCGCCGAGAACGGAGCTCCCAACGACCAGGGGCTCCTCGATCTCGGGTGGCACGGCGAATGGCGGCGGCTCGCGCAGAACTACTCGGGTACCGGCTCGCCGTACTGGGCATCGAAGGGCCTGTTGGGCATCGCCCTGCCGGAGGATCACCCCGTGTGGTCCGCGCCGGTCGAGCTCCTGCCCGTCGAGACGGCCGACGTCCTCCGCATCGTGCAGGCCCCCGCCTGGATCATCTCCGCGACCGCCGACGACGGCATCGTCCGCGTGATCAACCACGGCGCCGACCACGCCCGGCCGGGCGACCTCGTCGGCGACTCTCCGCTGTACGCCCGCCTCGGGTACTCGACCGCCGCGAGCCCGCTGCTGAACGGCGACGCCTGGGCGGAGCCGCTCGAGCAGTCGGTCGCGCTGCTGCACGCCGACGGCCGGGCGTCGCATCGCGCGGGCATGCGCGTCTACAGCATCCGTCTGGAGGGGAACGCCGCGATCGCAGGGTCGCAGGCGACCGCGCATTGGATCGCGCCGGCCACGACCCAGACCCGGCACGGCTCCGGCATCGTCGGTGAGGTCGAGATCGCCGGCTCCGTGACCGTCTGGTCGATCGTGCGCGGAGCGTGGGAGGTGCGGCTCGTGCGCGTCGATGCGATCGAGGCGGATGCCGTGCCCACGGCCCTGCGCATCGGAGGCTGGGCGCTCGCCGGAGATGCCGCCGACGACACCGTGTCGGCGAACAGCGCCGCGTCCTCCGTCGGTGGGCGCCGCACCGCCATCGTCGGTCTCACGCCCGGGGGAGTGCCCTCGATCGAGAACAGGCGCGATGCGAGCCCGCTCGGCGTCTTCGCTTCGGTGCCCGTCATCACCTATCCCGTCGCGGCCGGCGAGTGGATCGCGACCGCGGTGCATCTGTCCGACCGTTCCGCGGCATCCGCTCCCTCCATCCGGATCGAGGGCGATCTCGTCGCCGTCGATTGGCCGGACTCCACGACCACCGAACACCGGCTCGCCTGAGCCGCACACCCCACCCGCCCCCGGGCACCCGCAATTGCAAAGGAGCAGTATCCCCATGAACCGCAAGATCCTCGCCGCCGGCAGCATCGCCGCAGTCGCGGCCCTCGCCCTCGCCGGCTGCTCCGGCGGCACCGACGCCGGCGAGAGCGCCGACCCCGACGCCCCCATCACGCTCACCCTGTCCGGATGGAGCATCGACACGACTCCCGAGTTCCAGACGCTCGCCGACGCCTTCACCAAGGACCACCCGAACGTCACGATCGAGCTCAAAGAGTACGACCCGACCGAGTACAACACCCTCGTCACGGCCGACCTCGCCGCCGGATCCGGTCCCGACATCATCACGCAGAAGGAGGTCAAGTACGTCACGACCTTCCAGGAGGGCGGCCAGCTGCTCGACGTCTCGGACGTGGCGCTCCCCGACGGCATCAGCGGCACGGACTCGTACGAGGTCGACGGCGTCGCGTACGCGGTCCCCTACCGCCAGGACTCCTGGGTCCTCTTCTACAACAAGGCCCTGTTCGACGCGGCAGGCGTGGATCAGCCGGACGGCTCGTGGACGTGGGACGACTACGCCGACGCGGCGGAGGCGCTCACCACCGACGCGTCGAAGGGTGCGTACCTGCACCGCTGGCAGTCGACCGTGCAGGGCTTCGCGAACGCGCAGACCGGCACGAGCGTGCTCGACGGCGACTTCGGGAACATGAAGGACTACTACGACAACACGCTCGCGTTGCAGGGCGCCGGCGATCAGGTCGACTTCAACACCTCGACCGCCAACCAGCTCACCTACCAGGGCGAGTTCGGCACCCAGAAAGCGGCGATGATGCTGATGGGCACGTGGTACACGGCGACCCTCATCGCGCAGCAGGCCTCGGGCGAGGCGAACGACTTCGAGTGGGGCATCGCTCCCGCACCGCAGCTCGACGCGAAGACCGCCGGCACGGACAACACCCCGGTGACGTTCGGTGACCCGACGGGCTTCGGCATCAACGCGAACATCGACTCCGCGAAGGTCGACGCAGCCAAGCAGTTCCTCGAGTTCGCCGCCTCCGAGGAGGCGGCGCAGGCACTCGCCGCGATCGGCATCACCCCGGCGCTCACGAACGATGCCGTCGTCGACACGTACTTCGCGGTCGAAGGAGCGCCGACGGACGACCTGTCGAAGTTCGCGTGGTCGACGCACGAGGTGCTGCCGGAGAATCCCACCTCCAGCAAGACCGCCACCATCCAGGGCATCCTCGCGGACCTCCACACCGGTGTCATGTCGGGCTCCGTGTCCGTCGACGACGCCATCAAGACGGCCGAGGACCGTGTGAAGAACGAGGTCGGCTGATCCACCCGGGGGCCGGCCGCCGGTCGGCCCCCGACACCGACCTCGCGCAGCATCCAGGAGACGAGAGACATGACGACCACCGAGGCCCCGCGCCGCGACGCGGCCCCGCCGCAGACGAAACCGCCACGCCGCCGCTCGGCGCTGCGCCGCCGCAATGCCCTGATCGGCTGGAGCTTCATCCTGCCGAACTTCCTCGGGTTCGGGTTCCTGACCCTGCTCCCGGTGCTGATCCTCTTCTACATGGCGTTCACGAACTGGAACGTCTTCGGCAAGGCCGACTGGGTGGGGCTGACGAACTTCCAGCGCCTGCTCGGCGACGGCAGCTTCCACATCGCGTTCTGGAACACCATCTACTACTCGGTCATGCACATCCCGCTGACGATCGTCGTGTCGCTCGGGCTCGCACTGCTGCTCAACAACAAGCTCCGCGGTGTCGCGTTCTTCCGCACCGCCGCCTTCTTCCCCTACATCACCTCGATCGTCGCGATCGCCGTGGTATGGAATCTGCTCTTCAGCCCGGACTACGGACCCGTCAACGAGGTGCTTCGAGCGATCGGCATCTCCGAGCCGCCCGGGTGGCTCACGTCATCGGAGTGGGCGATGCCGGCCGTCGTGGTGGTCAGCACCTGGCGCGACATGGGCTACTACATGATCCTCTTCCTCGCGGGACTGCAGACCGTGCCGCGCGAGCTGCACGAAGCGGCCCGCGTGGACGGCGCAAACCTGTGGCAGCGCTTCGTGAACGTGACGATTCCCCTGCTGCGGCCCACCATGTTCTTCGTCACGGTGATGCTCACCATCAACTCGTTCAAGATCTTCGACCTGATCCTCGTGATGACCGACGGAGGGCCAGGCCAGTCGACCCTGGTGCTGTCGCAGTTCATCTACAAGAAGGGCTTCGAGGAGTCGCAGTTCGGCTACGCATCGGCGGCGGCCGTTGCCCTGTTCTTCCTCTGCATCCTCGTGACCATCGGCCAATTCGTCTGGAACAAGAAGCGGAGCGCATGATGACCGAGACCCAGGTTCTCGTCGCCGGTGGGACGCTGCAGAGGCTCAACGACCCGGCCCCCGTCGGCCGTTCACGCGGCAGTCGCACGATCGGCCGCACGTTCGGCTACATCGCCCTGGCCATCGCGGCGATCGGCCTGCTCGCACCGTTCTTCTGGATGGTCATGAGCTCGCTGAAGAACGCCAACGAGGTGTTCTCGGTGCCCGTCGTCTGGGTGCCGGACACCTTCGTGTGGCAGAACTACATCGACATCTGGACGAAGTCGAACATGCTCGTCTGGATCCGCAACACCCTGTTCCTGGCCGTCAGCGTGACGTTCCTGCAGGTGCTCACCGGATCGTTCGCCGCCTACGGCTTCGCCCGCATGAAGTTCGCCGGCCGCGACATCCTGTTCCTCGTCTACATCGGCACCATCGCGGTCCCGTGGCAGTCGTACATGATCCCCCAGTTCATCCTGCTGTCGAATCTGAAGGTGTCGAACACTCTGTGGTCGATCATCCTGCTCCAGGCGTTCGGCGCCTTCGGCGTGTTCCTCATGAAGCAGTACTACGAGACCATCCCCGAGGAGCTCAGCGAAGCCGCGCGACTCGACGGCCTCAGCGAGTACGGCATCTGGCGGCGCATCATGCTGCCCCTGTCCGTTCCCGCGATCGCCAGTCTCACGCTGCTCACGTTCGTGAACACCTGGAACGACTACCTGGGTCCCCTCATCTATCTGCGCAACCCCGACCTGTGGACGATCCAGCTGGGGCTCAAGAGCTTCGTCTCGAACCTCTTCGACACGA
Coding sequences within it:
- a CDS encoding hydroxyacid dehydrogenase: MSNDDVRTDPHPQRRATSLLLSIGAAERAAFFPAGALEDLSLHAADLDIVEPEDARSSEAIALAEIAVVAWGFPRLDADMLARMPRLRLVVNAASSVRGLVSDDFWASGIPLTQAGAAMSPAVAEMSLTLTLSLLRRVHRMDHALRGGTSWDAAREIARAREISGCRIAVIGASRTGREYIRMCTALGADVRIFDPYLPAGDPLSARAGGLDEVLSSSDVVAIHAPATTETAGMIGRRELAAMPDGAALVNTARASLVDMDALFEEVASGRLDAALDVFATEPLPDDDRWRSLPNALLTGHVSGATAESRARAGRIVIDEISRFLAHEDLQHRVTADALERMG
- a CDS encoding ROK family transcriptional regulator, whose amino-acid sequence is MVHGIMDVGLLARVGSKALIREINEALVLDVVRRSGTTSRAEITSVTGLSPATVTGITSQLVGDGLLIESEMLRGTGGRPARLIELGRDAVVAAGVRLSPDAVEVALVDLRGDVVSTRTIPLTATDPESAADAVVAVVDAAAAEHPGSALRGISIALSGIVDRARGIVRHSGALGWQDVPFARIVADRSGGRVVIDSLVNSFTAGLVLLDADLAERDVIVVSVGVSLGASMLVHGRIHRGFGGSAGGFAHSSLGDRVGGRPCHCGGSGCLETWSSVWGMQRESERRGGPADLAVEAAQDVLAEGGRQLGIALANAGKMFGPERIVLVLSPEVRVHAFQESCERALVGEYVYGDGTAPGLVTVAADSDVFARGAGYDMITELFTTDRADPR
- a CDS encoding substrate-binding domain-containing protein; the protein is MTDQHHALLAPARHAHILAALERDGIVRVSRLTDELGVAPVTLRRDLQQLEEEGRLERVHGGAVSAQATVPDEPAPSQTGGAIGVLVPSLAYYWPGVVRGMEAEARKQGLRLVLRGASYELQDERPVLERLLAADDVRGLIVAPNPDVTHAQDVVQWLDASGIPTVFVERDAVVLPDRAPVENVTTDHALGAVLAARHLASLGHRRIGLILSRESPTGRKILTGWATACEELGLAPDAHFKSLFPDRNGPGFTTAVNAAIDKALDAGVTGLLIHSDPEAMAFIDIALNRGLSVPEDLSVVAYDDEVAQLFTPALSAVSPPRAAVGAAAIDLLARRIADPTRPVHRVSLSPTMHARESSAPPA
- a CDS encoding heparinase II/III domain-containing protein, producing the protein MNTLPAPTADDRAAWSHVDAADLLARADADLGTSWPQPLASQAARVHRDGDRVAWENPAFARQHRLSRAVVAAAVTLDDRWIDEVVDGLQLLCEQSSWCWPAHDDTLDRHGSVLATVTDPYLDLGAGEVVSQLAWLDHVLGAQLDSRAPGIRSRIRHEAHMRVFRPFAERRDWHWLGLDGDVHNWNPWIHGAVLTAAVQLHDDPDHLIDLVVEGLDRYLVSLPPDGAIDEGYSYWWNGACRALEAIDLLEHATGRRVPDTVAVRETVAFPHRCHLGGDWYANLADGQARPRAHLPWHALHRAARRVGDADAAAHAASHRGTPPSEVAGLGRLIQELTDGDWLAAAPARPPLPRDVWLPSVQVLLAREHAGSADGLGLVVKGGHNAEHHNHNDVGSYIVTSDGVPVIIDAGRPTYTKATFGPDRYSIWTMQSSWHNTPTIAGVDQSPGRASAASDVAVSVKDAVSALTLDLSAAYELDGLSWRRTAALDRTERIVRVSDIWTTAPSSSAPSSTGATRLNLIVAGVVSVVDGGVRVAPLDGATPVVIRWPVGIHPTLTVRFLDDPMLSDVWGDRLTRIELDVGARDDAWITVERDDAIPATGDSEDDR
- a CDS encoding DUF2264 domain-containing protein: MAYERTDAATALSRNDAQGSRQTEWSRDDLLAYADRLLAAVRPWASENGARITLPGVSGGYGIEVDGLEGFVRTFLLAGFRIVGARGEGVDDLIDFCSRGIRAGVDPAGSDRWVRLDEHAQAKVEAASIALILDMTRPWIWDRLDALTRQRMIDYLAPVVGDDTYPRNNWLWFRVVVQTFLRSVGGPWSQADIDQDLALHDSFVREGGWISDGDDRSYDHYVGWALHLYPVLWSRMQGADELAGGRTEADIVRLDLFLQDAIALVGADGCPLIQGRSLVYRFAAAAPYWAGVIAEVPSVSPGQLRRAASAIVRHFAENGAPNDQGLLDLGWHGEWRRLAQNYSGTGSPYWASKGLLGIALPEDHPVWSAPVELLPVETADVLRIVQAPAWIISATADDGIVRVINHGADHARPGDLVGDSPLYARLGYSTAASPLLNGDAWAEPLEQSVALLHADGRASHRAGMRVYSIRLEGNAAIAGSQATAHWIAPATTQTRHGSGIVGEVEIAGSVTVWSIVRGAWEVRLVRVDAIEADAVPTALRIGGWALAGDAADDTVSANSAASSVGGRRTAIVGLTPGGVPSIENRRDASPLGVFASVPVITYPVAAGEWIATAVHLSDRSAASAPSIRIEGDLVAVDWPDSTTTEHRLA
- a CDS encoding extracellular solute-binding protein, which produces MNRKILAAGSIAAVAALALAGCSGGTDAGESADPDAPITLTLSGWSIDTTPEFQTLADAFTKDHPNVTIELKEYDPTEYNTLVTADLAAGSGPDIITQKEVKYVTTFQEGGQLLDVSDVALPDGISGTDSYEVDGVAYAVPYRQDSWVLFYNKALFDAAGVDQPDGSWTWDDYADAAEALTTDASKGAYLHRWQSTVQGFANAQTGTSVLDGDFGNMKDYYDNTLALQGAGDQVDFNTSTANQLTYQGEFGTQKAAMMLMGTWYTATLIAQQASGEANDFEWGIAPAPQLDAKTAGTDNTPVTFGDPTGFGINANIDSAKVDAAKQFLEFAASEEAAQALAAIGITPALTNDAVVDTYFAVEGAPTDDLSKFAWSTHEVLPENPTSSKTATIQGILADLHTGVMSGSVSVDDAIKTAEDRVKNEVG
- a CDS encoding carbohydrate ABC transporter permease, with the protein product MTTTEAPRRDAAPPQTKPPRRRSALRRRNALIGWSFILPNFLGFGFLTLLPVLILFYMAFTNWNVFGKADWVGLTNFQRLLGDGSFHIAFWNTIYYSVMHIPLTIVVSLGLALLLNNKLRGVAFFRTAAFFPYITSIVAIAVVWNLLFSPDYGPVNEVLRAIGISEPPGWLTSSEWAMPAVVVVSTWRDMGYYMILFLAGLQTVPRELHEAARVDGANLWQRFVNVTIPLLRPTMFFVTVMLTINSFKIFDLILVMTDGGPGQSTLVLSQFIYKKGFEESQFGYASAAAVALFFLCILVTIGQFVWNKKRSA
- a CDS encoding carbohydrate ABC transporter permease, which translates into the protein MMTETQVLVAGGTLQRLNDPAPVGRSRGSRTIGRTFGYIALAIAAIGLLAPFFWMVMSSLKNANEVFSVPVVWVPDTFVWQNYIDIWTKSNMLVWIRNTLFLAVSVTFLQVLTGSFAAYGFARMKFAGRDILFLVYIGTIAVPWQSYMIPQFILLSNLKVSNTLWSIILLQAFGAFGVFLMKQYYETIPEELSEAARLDGLSEYGIWRRIMLPLSVPAIASLTLLTFVNTWNDYLGPLIYLRNPDLWTIQLGLKSFVSNLFDTNYALLFAGLTISVVPIAIIFLFGQKYFVEGIATSGLKG